From Erigeron canadensis isolate Cc75 chromosome 8, C_canadensis_v1, whole genome shotgun sequence, one genomic window encodes:
- the LOC122609723 gene encoding uncharacterized acetyltransferase At3g50280-like produces MSSPTVRLISECFVKPLDDLSPETKQPIHFTPFELAFLNANYSQKGLLFAKPSPPENTNFSITVLLDDLKNSLAATLTHFYPLAARLATQIQDNPPSYVIYIDTENSPGVKFIYAKTDATIADVLNPVEVPFIVRSFFDLNKAINHDGHTLPLLSIKVTELTDGIFIGGSVNHLIADGTSFWHFMTSWNEIFKSKNRESCIISRTPIFKRLALEGYDPIVNLPYTHHGQFIEPFNHPQDLKERFFHFSTSSVARLKKKANAECNTQKISSLQAVSGLLWRCVTRVRHQPKDTDTVCKLVVSNRRRVNPPLSDDYFGNPIQTVQGTTTVEELMENGLGWAALKLHEVVTSHDDVEVKKWVDSWFKNPVVYKMNRLFFPNMVHIGSSPRFDMYGCEFGLGKAVAARSGFVNKADGKMTMYPGREGGGSMDVEVCLLPESMKELECDEEFVSALESD; encoded by the coding sequence ATGAGTTCCCCGACGGTAAGACTAATATCAGAATGCTTTGTCAAACCACTTGATGACCTCTCACCGGAAACAAAACAACCTATTCATTTCACACCCTTTGAACTAGCCTTCCTTAATGCTAACTACAGCCAAAAGGGTTTACTTTTCGCAAAACCATCACCACCCGAAAACACAAATTTCTCCATAACCGTACTCTTGGATGACCTCAAAAACTCTCTAGCCGCAACACTTACTCATTTCTACCCGCTTGCAGCCCGTTTGGCCACTCAAATACAAGATAACCCACCTTCCTATGTTATCTACATTGACACTGAAAACAGCCCCGGGGTCAAGTTTATTTACGCAAAGACAGACGCCACTATAGCCGATGTACTTAACCCTGTTGAAGTACCATTTATTGTTCGTTCGTTTTTTGACCTTAATAAGGCTATAAACCATGATGGTCATACATTGCCTTTGTTGTCCATTAAGGTGACCGAGCTAACCGATGGAATCTTCATTGGTGGCTCGGTTAACCACCTTATAGCGGACGGAACATCATTTTGGCATTTCATGACTTCTTGGAATGAAATATTCAAATCTAAAAATCGAGAGAGTTGTATTATCTCGCGTACTCCAATATTCAAAAGGTTGGCTCTTGAAGGATATGATCCTATAGTTAATCTTCCGTATACACATCACGGTCAGTTTATTGAACCATTCAATCATCCACAAGATCTTAAAGAAAGATTCTTCCATTTCTCAACTTCTTCGGTAGCAAGACTTAAGAAAAAAGCAAATGCTGAATGTAATACCCAAAAGATCTCAAGTTTACAAGCCGTGTCTGGTCTTTTATGGAGGTGTGTAACTAGAGTACGACACCAACCAAAAGACACTGACACAGTTTGTAAACTTGTGGTGAGTAATCGACGTAGGGTGAACCCGCCTTTATCTGATGATTATTTTGGTAACCCAATTCAAACGGTACAAGGAACAACAACGGTAGAGGAGTTGATGGAAAATGGGCTCGGATGGGCCGCATTGAAGTTACATGAAGTGGTAACAAGCCACGACGATGTAGAAGTGAAGAAATGGGTTGATTCGTGGTTTAAAAACCCGGTAGTGTATAAAATGAATAGGCTGTTCTTTCCAAACATGGTACACATTGGGAGCTCGCCAAGGTTTGATATGTATGGGTGTGAATTCGGGTTGGGGAAAGCAGTAGCGGCTAGAAGTGGGTTTGTTAATAAAGCCGATGGGAAAATGACAATGTATCCTGGTCGGGAAGGAGGTGGAAGTATGGATGTCGAAGTTTGCTTATTGCCCGAAAGTATGAAGGAACTTGAATGTGATGAGGAATTCGTAAGTGCTCTTGAGAGTGACTAA
- the LOC122579926 gene encoding uncharacterized acetyltransferase At3g50280-like encodes MTTSPAVKHISECLVKPLHELSPEAKQPLHFTAFDLCCLNLKYNQKGLLFSKPPENNNFSITAFLDDLKHSLSATLTHFYPLAARLATRIQDNPPSYVIYIDPENSPGVKFIYAKADNATTISDVLNPTYVPSIVHSFFDLSNAINHDGHTLPLLSIKVTELADGIFIGGSMNHLIADGTSFWHFMSSWSEIFKSKNRETCVVSRPPVFKRQPLLQGNLPYAHQDEFIQRYENIPQVVLKERFFHFSSASVARLKKKANAELSNNNNTQKKIISSLQAVSALLWRCITRVRRQPGDSETVCKFAVNNRGKINPPLSDDYFGSPVTLVSVITSVKDLMSANGLGCAALTLHEAVKCHDDSAVKKWVESWFKKPVIYVPSSATSSPSSNIILIGSSPRFDMYGCEFGLRKAIAARSGSVHKGNGSIIMYPGREGGGSIEVEVCLMPETMKDLECDEEFSSALRE; translated from the coding sequence ATGACTACTTCTCCGGCCGTGAAACACATATCGGAATGCTTAGTCAAACCGTTGCACGAACTCTCACCGGAGGCAAAGCAGCCGCTCCATTTCACAGCCTTTGACCTATGTTGCCTTAACCTCAAATACAACCAAAAGggtctccttttctctaaaccACCCGAAAACAATAATTTCTCCATCACAGCTTTCTTGGACGACCTCAAACACTCTCTATCCGCAACACTTACTCATTTCTACCCGCTTGCAGCCCGTTTAGCCACTCGAATACAAGATAACCCCCCTTCCTATGTTATCTACATTGACCCCGAAAACAGCCCCGGGGTCAAGTTTATTTATGCAAAGGCGGATAATGCTACTACTATATCCGATGTACTTAACCCTACGTACGTACCATCGATCGTTCATTCGTTTTTTGATCTTAGTAATGCTATAAACCATGATGGCCATACATTGCCTTTGTTGTCCATCAAGGTGACTGAGCTAGCCGATGGGATCTTCATTGGTGGCTCGATGAACCACCTTATCGCGGACGGAACATCTTTCTGGCATTTCATGAGTTCTTGGAGTGAAATCTTCAAATCTAAAAATCGAGAGACTTGTGTTGTCTCACGCCCTCCGGTATTCAAAAGACAACCTCTGCTACAAGGTAATCTTCCGTACGCTCATCAAGATGAATTCATTCAACGATACGAAAATATTCCACAAGTAGTATTAAAAGAGAGATTCTTCCATTTCTCATCGGCGTCGGTAGCAAGACTTAAGAAAAAAGCAAATGCCGaattatctaataataataatactcaaAAAAAGATCATCTCAAGTCTACAAGCCGTGTCCGCTCTGTTATGGAGGTGTATAACTCGAGTGCGACGTCAACCAGGAGATAGTGAAACAGTTTGTAAATTTGCTGTTAATAACCGAGGTAAAATAAATCCGCCTTTATCTGATGATTATTTTGGCAGCCCCGTTACTCTAGTAAGCGTGATAACTAGCGTAAAAGATCTAATGTCGGCAAATGGGCTCGGATGCGCCGCATTGACATTACATGAAGCAGTTAAATGCCACGATGATTCAGCAGTAAAAAAATGGGTCGAGTCATGGTTTAAAAAGCCGGTAATTTATGTACCAAGCAGTGCGACGTCATCTCCATCTTCAAACATAATACTTATTGGGAGCTCACCTAGGTTTGATATGTACGGGTGTGAATTCGGGTTGAGGAAAGCAATAGCGGCTAGAAGCGGGTCTGTTCACAAAGGGAATGGGTCAATCATAATGTATCCTGGTCGGGAAGGAGGCGGAAGTATCGAGGTCGAAGTTTGCTTAATGCCCGAGACTATGAAGGATCTTGAATGTGATGAGGAGTTCTCAAGTGCTCTTAGGGAGTGA
- the LOC122579432 gene encoding uncharacterized acetyltransferase At3g50280-like, translating to MGSTTPVKHISECFIKPLHNLSPEAKQPFHFTAFELPLLNVRYSQKGLLFAKPSPPEIQDFSISAFLDDLKHSLSATLDHFYPLAARFATQIKENPASYVIYLDPENIQGVKFIYAKADNATISDILSPIDVPSIVRSFFDLNDAINHDGHTIPLLSIQVTELVDGIFIAGSVNHLVADGTSFWHFMSTWSEIFRSKNQYNGSISRPPVFRPSVTPISLPYTHENQFLDRFDPPPFQERFFHFSPISISKLKAKANSECETNKISSLQAVVAVLWRCITRVKRIPQDSETKCSLMISNRRRLNPPLSDDYFGNPVHVVRAITTVKELTVNGLGWAALQLHKAVMDHDDKAIKESIESWVKSPVIYKMGEMFDPNLVHIGSSPRFDMYGVEFGLGKPIAARSGIANKGDGKITMYPGPEGGGSMDVEVCLFPEYMMGLDRDDEFVSAVTS from the coding sequence ATGGGTTCTACTACACCCGTGAAACACATATCGGAATGCTTTATCAAACCGTTACACAACCTCTCACCAGAGGCTAAACAGCCGTTCCATTTCACAGCCTTTGAGCTACCATTGCTCAACGTCCGATACAGCCAAAAAGGTCTCCTTTTCGCTAAACCATCACCACCCGAAATTCAAGATTTCTCTATATCCGCTTTCTTAGATGACCTCAAACACTCCTTATCCGCGACCCTCGATCATTTCTATCCGCTCGCAGCCCGTTTCGCTACTCAAATTAAAGAAAACCCCGCTTCTTATGTTATTTACTTAGACCCCGAAAACATCCAAGGTGTTAAGTTTATTTACGCAAAGGCGGATAATGCTACTATATCCGACATACTTAGCCCGATAGACGTACCGTCTATCGTTCGTTCGTTTTTTGATCTTAATGATGCCATCAACCATGATGGTCACACAATTCCTTTGTTGTCTATTCAAGTAACGGAACTTGTAGACGGGATCTTTATCGCTGGCTCGGTTAACCACTTAGTCGCGGACGGTACATCTTTTTGGCATTTCATGTCTACTTGGAGCGAGATATTTAGATCAAAAAACCAATATAATGGCTCGATTTCTCGTCCTCCGGTTTTTAGACCGTCCGTTACTCCTATAAGTCTCCCATATACCCACGAAAACCAGTTTCTCGACCGATTCGATCCTCCACCATTTCAAGAAAGATTTTTTCATTTCTCGCCCATTTCCATTTCTAAACTCAAAGCGAAAGCAAATTCGGAATGCGAAACGAATAAAATCTCGAGTTTACAAGCAGTGGTTGCCGTTTTATGGAGGTGTATAACCCGTGTGAAACGAATACCACAAGATAGTGAAACCAAGTGTAGTTTAATGATAAGTAACCGTCGTAGATTAAACCCGCCTTTATCTGATGATTATTTTGGTAACCCGGTTCATGTCGTTAGGGCCATAACAACCGTCAAAGAATTGACAGTTAACGGGCTGGGTTGGGCGGCTTTGCAGTTACACAAAGCCGTAATGGACCACGATGATAAGGCAATTAAGGAAAGTATAGAGTCTTGGGTCAAAAGCCCCGTGATATATAAAATGGGGGAAATGTTTGACCCGAATTTAGTACATATTGGGAGTTCCCCACGGTTTGATATGTACGGAGTTGAATTCGGGTTGGGGAAACCAATAGCGGCTCGAAGTGGGATCGCGAACAAGGGTGATGGCAAGATAACGATGTATCCTGGACCGGAGGGCGGTGGGAGCATGGACGTCGAAGTTTGCCTTTTCCCCGAATATATGATGGGTTTAGATCGTGACGACGAGTTCGTAAGTGCTGTAACGAGTTAA
- the LOC122578694 gene encoding uncharacterized protein LOC122578694, with product MHHTKTDSDATSLTASSPPRSPRRPVYYVQSPSHSTPALLSPTGSPPHYSHSSIGHHSRESSSTRFSGSLKPHGSGKITPNDIALKRYSKTWEIDDHNLKQFHNYHDTIEEEGLLDEVEYKKNIRRRCYVLGFVVSFLVLFSLFALILYGASKPQKPKLTMKSITFERFVIQAGSDFTGVATDMVTINSTVKFTFRNTATFFGLHVTSTPIDLSFSQIALGTGTIKKFYQSRKSQRLLSVPVMGNKVPLYGSGQGLKSLKGIPTAPVPLNLSFVVRSRGYVLGQLVKPKFYDRVECKVVFDPNKINVPMSLKNNCKLV from the exons ATGCATCACACAAAGACCGATTCCGATGCCACAAGTCTCACAGCGTCATCACCACCCCGATCACCACGCCGACCTGTCTACTACGTCCAAAGCCCATCACACTCAACTCCAGCGTTACTCAGCCCAACCGGTTCACCACCCCATTATTCTCACTCATCTATAGGCCACCATTCTCGCGAATCATCTTCGACACGTTTCTCTGGGTCCCTTAAACCACACGGGTCAGGCAAAATCACGCCGAACGATATCGCGTTAAAACGTTATTCGAAAACTTGGGAAATTGATGATCATAATTTAAAACAGTTTCATAATTATCATGATACAATAGAAGAAGAAGGTTTGCTTGATGAagttgaatataaaaaaaacattcgTAGGAGATGTTATGTTTTGGGATTTGTTGTGTCTTTTTTGGTCTTGTTTAGTTTGTTTGCTTTGATTTTATACGGTGCTAGCAAGCCACAAAAACCTAAACTTACTATGAAG AGTATAACATTTGAGAGATTTGTGATACAAGCCGGGTCGGATTTTACTGGAGTGGCGACGGATATGGTGACCATTAATTCGACGGTTAAATTTACTTTTCGTAACACCGCAACGTTTTTCGGTCTGCACGTTACATCTACGCCGATTGATTTGTCCTTTTCTCAAATTGCACTTGGAACCGGAact ATAAAGAAGTTTTATCAATCGCGAAAGAGCCAACGACTATTGAGCGTTCCAGTGATGGGGAATAAGGTCCCATTATACGGAAGTGGTCAGGGCTTGAAAAGCTTGAAAGGGATACCAACCGCGCCCGTGCCATTGAACCTATCCTTCGTGGTTCGATCTAGAGGTTACGTTTTGGGTCAATTGGTCAAACCAAAATTCTATGACAGAGTCGAATGTAAAGTTGTTTTTGATCCTAACAAGATCAATGTTCCTATGtcacttaaaaataattgtaaatTAGTGTGA